Proteins encoded within one genomic window of Chlorobaculum sp. MV4-Y:
- a CDS encoding DUF2283 domain-containing protein translates to MKIKYFKDTDTAFIQLLDKPVFETREISDNVLIDVDEEGNLVSMTVEHAKEKNGSLEFSYQEIAKKTA, encoded by the coding sequence ATGAAAATCAAATATTTCAAAGACACCGACACCGCCTTCATCCAGCTTCTCGACAAGCCGGTTTTCGAAACACGGGAAATCAGCGACAACGTGCTGATCGACGTCGATGAAGAGGGAAATCTGGTCAGCATGACCGTCGAGCACGCCAAAGAAAAGAACGGATCATTGGAATTCTCATATCAAGAAATCGCGAAGAAAACTGCTTGA
- a CDS encoding SRPBCC family protein, which yields MPFSVTIGVSKQFETSASPEKVFALLSDVPRSDSYFPDAEKLEPLGSNAFRWIMEKIAIGDYTLQQTIYACTYRSDRATMSVDWVPVEGESNAQVEGHWRLEAAETGTKVQLHTKGTLEVDFPGFLQFLLSPLHRNVSFTQKIGRYIANLQAAFAE from the coding sequence ATGCCATTTTCCGTCACCATTGGAGTCTCGAAGCAATTCGAGACTTCAGCCTCGCCTGAGAAGGTTTTCGCACTTCTTTCCGATGTGCCCCGCTCCGATTCGTATTTCCCCGATGCAGAAAAGCTTGAACCGCTTGGCAGCAACGCCTTCCGCTGGATCATGGAGAAGATCGCCATTGGTGATTACACTCTCCAGCAGACCATCTATGCCTGCACCTATCGCAGCGATCGTGCGACGATGAGTGTGGACTGGGTGCCCGTCGAGGGCGAGAGCAATGCTCAGGTCGAAGGCCACTGGCGCCTCGAAGCTGCCGAAACCGGTACGAAAGTTCAGCTTCACACCAAAGGCACGCTCGAGGTCGATTTCCCTGGATTTCTGCAATTCCTTCTTTCGCCCCTTCATCGAAATGTCTCCTTCACGCAAAAGATCGGCCGGTATATCGCGAATCTGCAAGCGGCGTTCGCGGAGTAA
- a CDS encoding murein L,D-transpeptidase, with the protein MVSPVQAYAADSTGTRELPPEQTVNTYLKSYLGRLNRLDATSSSSRIEIDGQLQRFYKALNYRAAWTNRKAIARLVEIIGECGSDGLNPSDYHYGQIKEFAANPPGSPALKAKADLLMTDALFSLMSHLRFGKVMPGALDSNWNIPVPKPATNYDQMLMSAVMGSKFPEMIAVLRNPSPKYVLLRKNLLRYRKIAENGGWQPVYQGPNIEKVGQVDKRMPLVRQRLILSGDLSPDAPLSSIKPLPADSSATGAPLAPPIPPDRVYTQELFDAVRAFQQSHGLSADGIIGIETLNAMNYPAELRANQIRVNLERERWYDGILGRTYVMVNIPAFSVEYVKDNEVRWTSRVIVGKPNTQTPIFAAQIQSVIFNPHWVIPPGILAKEAIPAIRKDVGYLAKYQLTVVDSNGKPVDPSRVNWYSDGGFPYRLVQASGDDGALGRIKFNMPNRFNVYMHDTPTKPLFERSYRAYSHGCVRVDRPYELAEYLMRDSENWSLSKIKAAIDTGKTRTIPLTVKVPVYFFYQTAFADGNKIGFRDDIYDRDKELLDALNSDKWSRSVEEATR; encoded by the coding sequence ATGGTATCGCCTGTTCAGGCCTATGCAGCTGACAGCACCGGAACCCGTGAACTTCCTCCGGAACAGACGGTCAATACGTATCTGAAGAGTTATCTCGGCCGTCTTAACCGCCTGGATGCGACTTCCTCTTCTAGCCGCATTGAAATTGATGGCCAGCTGCAACGGTTTTACAAGGCGCTGAATTATCGTGCCGCATGGACCAATCGCAAGGCTATTGCCCGCCTTGTCGAGATTATCGGCGAGTGTGGAAGTGATGGGCTCAATCCCTCCGATTACCATTACGGCCAGATCAAGGAATTTGCGGCAAATCCTCCCGGATCGCCGGCATTGAAAGCGAAGGCCGATCTTTTGATGACCGATGCCCTGTTTTCGCTGATGTCGCACCTGCGCTTCGGCAAGGTTATGCCCGGGGCGCTCGATTCGAACTGGAACATCCCGGTCCCCAAGCCAGCCACAAACTATGACCAGATGCTGATGTCGGCGGTCATGGGTAGCAAGTTTCCCGAGATGATCGCGGTGTTGAGGAATCCGTCTCCCAAGTATGTGCTTCTGCGCAAAAATCTTTTACGCTACCGGAAGATCGCTGAAAACGGCGGATGGCAGCCGGTGTACCAGGGTCCGAACATCGAAAAGGTCGGTCAGGTAGACAAACGTATGCCGCTTGTCCGCCAGCGCCTCATCCTCTCCGGCGACCTTTCGCCCGACGCGCCACTGTCGTCGATCAAGCCCTTGCCAGCTGATTCCTCGGCCACCGGCGCCCCGCTAGCGCCGCCCATTCCTCCCGACAGGGTGTATACCCAGGAGCTGTTCGATGCCGTGCGGGCCTTTCAGCAAAGTCACGGACTGTCAGCTGACGGCATCATAGGCATCGAAACGCTTAATGCCATGAACTATCCGGCTGAGTTGCGGGCCAATCAGATTCGCGTCAATCTCGAACGGGAGCGCTGGTATGACGGCATTCTGGGCCGCACGTATGTGATGGTGAATATTCCGGCATTCTCGGTTGAATACGTCAAGGACAACGAGGTGCGCTGGACGTCACGGGTTATCGTCGGAAAGCCCAACACACAGACGCCGATTTTTGCTGCCCAGATTCAATCTGTCATTTTCAATCCCCACTGGGTCATTCCGCCCGGAATTCTTGCGAAGGAGGCCATTCCCGCCATCAGGAAGGATGTCGGCTACCTCGCAAAGTACCAGTTGACTGTTGTGGACAGCAATGGCAAGCCGGTTGATCCGTCCCGGGTCAACTGGTACAGCGATGGTGGATTTCCGTACCGGCTGGTTCAGGCTTCAGGTGATGACGGCGCGCTGGGCAGAATCAAGTTCAACATGCCCAACCGTTTCAATGTCTACATGCACGACACGCCGACCAAACCGCTGTTTGAGCGAAGCTATCGCGCTTACAGCCACGGATGCGTCAGGGTTGACCGGCCTTACGAACTTGCCGAGTATTTGATGCGTGATTCGGAAAATTGGAGCCTGTCGAAGATCAAGGCCGCCATCGATACCGGCAAGACGCGCACGATACCTCTTACGGTCAAGGTTCCGGTCTATTTCTTTTACCAGACCGCTTTTGCCGATGGAAACAAAATCGGCTTCAGGGATGACATCTACGACAGAGACAAAGAGTTGCTCGATGCCCTCAACAGCGACAAATGGAGCCGCAGTGTAGAGGAGGCTACGCGATAG
- a CDS encoding murein L,D-transpeptidase catalytic domain family protein, with protein sequence MKKRGIALTLMLFMALPVASRAIPADDSPENRWITAVMQSIKEENNIDPEALKLALKGYWNLYCEGQLRRKDVITLIDFSKPSDVKRLYIIDVRIGRILRSDLVAHGRGSGDVMATSFSNQPGSNQSSIGFYLTGCTYTGKNGYSLVLKGLDQGINDNAEMRSIVMHGADYVSEDYISRTGHLGRSLGCPAVSMERCFDLIDLIKDGSCLFIYHKDQGYASRSVVLNPELALGRVKGQNPA encoded by the coding sequence ATGAAAAAAAGAGGAATCGCATTGACGCTGATGCTGTTCATGGCTTTGCCCGTGGCCAGCCGCGCCATTCCGGCTGACGATTCGCCGGAGAACCGTTGGATTACCGCAGTGATGCAATCCATCAAAGAGGAAAATAATATTGACCCGGAGGCGCTCAAGCTCGCCTTGAAGGGATACTGGAACCTCTATTGCGAGGGGCAACTCCGTCGCAAAGACGTTATAACGCTGATTGATTTCAGCAAGCCTTCTGATGTCAAGCGCCTGTACATCATCGATGTCAGAATCGGCAGGATTCTTCGCTCTGACCTGGTCGCACACGGTAGGGGGAGCGGTGATGTCATGGCGACCAGCTTCTCTAACCAGCCGGGTTCGAACCAGAGCAGTATCGGCTTCTATCTTACGGGATGCACCTACACCGGGAAAAACGGCTACTCCCTTGTTCTGAAAGGGCTTGACCAGGGAATCAACGACAATGCCGAGATGCGAAGCATCGTCATGCACGGCGCAGACTATGTTTCCGAGGATTACATCAGCCGTACCGGTCACCTCGGTCGCAGCCTCGGGTGCCCAGCCGTGTCGATGGAGCGGTGTTTCGACCTGATCGATCTTATCAAGGATGGCTCGTGCCTCTTCATTTATCACAAAGACCAGGGCTATGCATCCCGGTCGGTTGTGCTCAATCCTGAACTCGCGCTCGGCAGAGTGAAGGGACAAAATCCAGCATAA
- a CDS encoding SIMPL domain-containing protein, whose product MQRYFAFRNVTIMVLALLCCAFPATSLQAGETGISVSASSTVTYDPDTAEFTTTVESTDKDAAKASAKVATLWSSLQQALRKVGISSADASSASYTVSPEWEWNSSTGKSELRGYKARHVVRVVVRDLGKLGGAIDAVVGAGAGTVDGLSYFSSRFESFRTQALENAVKSAKHDAEVIARAAGGRLGALLDLQYGQPQTEYPMMRVAMFKAEAPIAAPPTDVQPGEQKLSVSVSSRWQFVPASGK is encoded by the coding sequence ATGCAACGTTATTTTGCTTTCCGAAATGTGACGATCATGGTATTGGCGCTGCTGTGTTGCGCTTTTCCCGCTACTTCGCTTCAAGCTGGCGAGACCGGCATTTCGGTATCGGCGTCAAGCACGGTAACCTACGATCCCGATACGGCTGAATTCACGACGACAGTTGAATCGACCGACAAGGATGCGGCCAAAGCCTCGGCAAAGGTCGCGACGCTCTGGAGTTCGCTCCAGCAGGCATTGCGCAAGGTCGGGATTTCTTCTGCTGATGCCTCTTCAGCGAGTTACACGGTGAGCCCCGAGTGGGAGTGGAACAGTTCAACGGGCAAAAGTGAGCTTCGGGGCTACAAAGCCCGGCATGTCGTCAGGGTCGTGGTGCGTGATCTCGGTAAACTTGGCGGCGCGATCGACGCGGTGGTCGGCGCGGGCGCGGGTACGGTCGATGGACTCAGCTACTTCTCGTCCCGCTTCGAGAGCTTCCGCACGCAGGCGCTTGAAAATGCCGTGAAGAGCGCGAAGCACGATGCCGAAGTGATTGCCCGCGCTGCCGGTGGACGGCTTGGTGCGCTGCTTGACCTTCAGTACGGCCAGCCGCAGACCGAATATCCCATGATGCGTGTCGCTATGTTCAAAGCGGAGGCACCGATAGCCGCTCCGCCTACCGATGTGCAGCCGGGCGAACAGAAGCTTTCGGTTTCAGTAAGCTCCCGCTGGCAGTTCGTCCCGGCGAGCGGGAAGTAG
- a CDS encoding YukJ family protein — protein sequence MPLFDGYGVLAGSLLRYGCDNRQDETHYYHCSLLVRARAAVYRCVVDLDSKHHRDGIQWKTVELPQERAASLKEREDGWYSIAMDEDSGALDYYRSEWLGPSAECVRAGREAAAGKYCWKYGTGHDAFRDLEPLLRRGRRIFVFGEPFRNGKGVHNIHQNQGDPPGSRWAAENGPWQDGAVMVERPDGSVAAFLSKFSTQRFCIGEVCA from the coding sequence ATGCCACTGTTTGACGGTTATGGCGTTCTTGCGGGGTCGCTGCTCCGGTATGGCTGCGATAACCGGCAGGATGAAACGCACTACTACCACTGTTCGCTTCTGGTGCGGGCGCGGGCTGCCGTCTATCGCTGTGTGGTCGATCTCGACAGCAAGCATCATCGTGACGGCATTCAGTGGAAGACGGTCGAGTTACCGCAGGAGCGGGCGGCGTCGCTGAAAGAGCGCGAGGACGGTTGGTACAGCATCGCCATGGACGAGGACAGCGGGGCGCTCGATTACTACCGGAGTGAGTGGCTCGGGCCGTCGGCGGAGTGCGTCCGCGCCGGGCGCGAGGCGGCGGCGGGCAAGTATTGCTGGAAGTATGGCACCGGGCACGACGCTTTTCGCGACCTCGAGCCGCTGCTGCGGCGCGGGCGCAGAATTTTTGTCTTCGGCGAGCCGTTCCGCAATGGCAAAGGGGTGCACAATATCCATCAGAACCAGGGCGATCCCCCCGGCAGCCGGTGGGCAGCGGAGAACGGCCCATGGCAGGATGGCGCGGTGATGGTCGAGCGACCGGACGGATCGGTGGCGGCTTTTCTCAGCAAGTTCAGCACCCAGCGGTTCTGCATCGGCGAAGTGTGCGCTTGA
- the tkt gene encoding transketolase, protein MTRTRSIDEEAVATIRLLAVDMVEKAKSGHPGLPLGAAPMAYTLFTKIMRFNPANPEWPNRDRFVLSAGHGSALLYAMLHLCGYGLGMDELKQFRQLGSRTPGHPEYGHTPGVETTTGPLGQGIATAVGMAAAERFLAAKLNTLERPLIDHFTYVICGDGDLMEGISSEASSLAGHLKLGRLICLYDSNHISIEGSTSLAFTEDVARRYEAYGWHVLSHIDGNDLAAIEQAVRDAQEIDDRPSMIIVNTTIGYGSPHKQGTASAHGEPLGPEETKLVKQAFGFDENESFVVSEAVYAHFRELAKRGATLEAEWQARWQAFERDEPSLASAISDLLAGRFPEAWLPDAPEFAAGEKLATRQASKSVLAKIVEKAPLLAGGSADLAPSNGTLLGAAFEAGSYGGSTFHFGVREHAMGALVNGMALSKMMIPYGATFLVFADYMKPALRLAAMMQSPSIFIFTHDSIGLGEDGPTHQPVEQLAMLRAMPGFDVYRPADANETAAAWLLALKRRKPAALVLTRQGLPVLEDVDRGIRDGVARGGYVLADWPDNADDTRRVIIVATGSEVHPALEAKALIEKEGFAARVVSMPSRELFAEQPAEYRDAVLPPSVRARVVVEAAATFGWHDISGDGCAVIGIDRFGMSAPGPQVMEHFGFTAANITARALELLNRK, encoded by the coding sequence ATGACACGCACTCGTTCCATCGATGAAGAGGCCGTCGCCACCATCAGGCTTCTGGCGGTCGATATGGTAGAAAAGGCCAAATCGGGCCATCCCGGACTGCCGCTCGGCGCGGCTCCGATGGCCTACACGCTCTTCACGAAAATCATGCGGTTCAACCCCGCCAATCCGGAGTGGCCGAACCGCGACCGCTTCGTGCTCTCGGCGGGCCACGGCTCGGCGCTGCTCTACGCCATGCTGCACCTGTGCGGCTACGGCCTCGGCATGGATGAGCTGAAGCAGTTCCGGCAGCTCGGCAGCCGCACACCGGGACACCCCGAATATGGACACACGCCGGGCGTCGAAACGACCACCGGCCCGCTCGGCCAGGGTATTGCCACCGCCGTCGGCATGGCTGCCGCCGAACGCTTCCTCGCCGCCAAACTCAACACGTTGGAACGGCCGCTCATCGACCACTTCACCTACGTCATCTGCGGCGACGGCGACCTCATGGAGGGCATCAGTTCGGAGGCCTCGTCACTGGCAGGCCACCTCAAGCTCGGACGCCTCATCTGCCTCTACGACAGCAACCACATCAGCATCGAAGGCTCGACCAGCCTGGCCTTCACGGAGGATGTCGCCCGCCGCTACGAGGCCTACGGCTGGCACGTCCTGTCGCACATCGACGGCAACGACCTTGCGGCCATCGAGCAAGCGGTGCGCGACGCGCAGGAGATCGACGACCGGCCATCAATGATCATCGTCAACACCACCATCGGCTACGGCAGTCCGCACAAGCAGGGCACCGCTTCAGCACACGGCGAGCCACTCGGCCCGGAAGAGACAAAGCTGGTCAAGCAGGCGTTCGGGTTTGATGAAAATGAATCGTTCGTCGTGTCGGAAGCGGTGTACGCCCACTTCCGCGAGCTGGCCAAGCGCGGTGCGACGCTCGAAGCCGAATGGCAAGCGCGGTGGCAAGCGTTTGAGCGTGACGAGCCTTCGCTCGCCTCGGCAATCTCCGACCTGCTCGCGGGCCGATTCCCGGAAGCGTGGCTGCCGGATGCGCCGGAGTTCGCGGCGGGCGAAAAGCTCGCCACGCGGCAGGCATCGAAAAGCGTGCTTGCCAAAATCGTAGAAAAGGCGCCACTGCTAGCGGGCGGCTCGGCTGACCTGGCCCCGTCGAACGGCACGCTCCTCGGAGCCGCTTTCGAGGCTGGAAGCTACGGCGGCTCGACCTTCCATTTCGGCGTCCGGGAGCACGCAATGGGCGCGCTTGTCAACGGCATGGCGCTGTCAAAAATGATGATTCCGTACGGCGCAACCTTCCTCGTCTTTGCCGACTACATGAAGCCCGCGCTGCGCCTGGCCGCAATGATGCAGTCCCCCTCGATCTTCATCTTCACCCACGACAGCATCGGCCTCGGCGAAGACGGCCCGACCCACCAGCCCGTCGAGCAGCTCGCCATGCTCCGCGCCATGCCGGGCTTCGACGTGTATCGCCCGGCGGACGCCAACGAAACGGCAGCGGCCTGGCTGCTCGCGCTGAAGCGCCGGAAACCGGCAGCGCTCGTGCTAACGCGCCAAGGGTTGCCTGTGCTCGAAGACGTTGACAGAGGTATTCGGGACGGCGTAGCGAGGGGCGGTTATGTGCTTGCGGATTGGCCAGATAACGCCGACGACACCCGGCGGGTCATCATCGTGGCCACCGGCTCCGAGGTGCATCCGGCGCTTGAAGCGAAGGCGCTGATCGAAAAAGAGGGATTCGCCGCGCGGGTGGTCTCGATGCCGTCGCGAGAGCTGTTCGCCGAGCAACCGGCAGAGTACCGTGACGCCGTGCTGCCACCCTCGGTTCGAGCGCGCGTCGTCGTCGAAGCCGCTGCAACCTTCGGCTGGCACGACATTTCGGGCGACGGCTGCGCGGTGATCGGCATCGACCGCTTCGGCATGTCGGCCCCCGGCCCGCAGGTGATGGAGCACTTTGGCTTCACCGCCGCCAACATAACCGCCCGCGCCCTTGAACTGCTGAACCGGAAATGA
- the pgl gene encoding 6-phosphogluconolactonase codes for MAHWISEPLDALLEKAVAFITDTAYQAVAERGRFTLVLSGGNTPRALHKQLAKGIREERYLELGYKLPADVRRCTRDPEVIVPPWAHTLLFQGDERYLPPSHPDSNYGMARETLIRNICVKASNIHRMPTESGNPQADARSYESLLRGLFRKHASDDAPPSFDLILLGLGDDGHTASLFPGDHKSLDEKERWVIAIDAPNGKPPGMRLTLTLPVINEARNALFLIPPSRYDFARSISNGERPELPAGMVRPRSGNVWWFVEGG; via the coding sequence ATGGCACACTGGATCAGCGAGCCGCTCGACGCGCTTCTCGAAAAAGCGGTCGCCTTCATCACCGACACTGCTTATCAGGCAGTCGCCGAACGGGGCCGCTTCACGCTGGTGCTCTCGGGCGGCAACACGCCGCGAGCGCTCCACAAGCAGCTCGCCAAAGGCATCCGCGAAGAGCGCTACCTCGAACTCGGCTACAAGCTGCCCGCCGACGTACGCCGCTGCACCCGCGATCCGGAAGTGATCGTGCCGCCCTGGGCGCACACCCTGCTCTTCCAGGGCGACGAGCGCTACCTGCCGCCAAGCCACCCCGACAGCAACTACGGCATGGCCCGCGAAACGCTCATCCGCAACATCTGCGTCAAAGCGTCGAACATCCACCGGATGCCAACCGAATCGGGCAACCCACAGGCGGACGCCCGCAGCTACGAATCGCTGCTCCGTGGCCTGTTCCGCAAACACGCCAGCGACGACGCCCCGCCCTCATTCGACCTCATCCTCCTCGGCCTCGGCGACGACGGCCACACCGCATCCCTCTTCCCCGGCGACCACAAATCGCTCGACGAAAAAGAGCGCTGGGTCATCGCCATCGATGCCCCCAACGGCAAACCGCCCGGAATGAGGCTGACGCTGACCTTGCCGGTTATCAACGAAGCCAGGAACGCCCTCTTCCTCATCCCGCCGTCGAGATACGACTTCGCCCGCTCGATCAGCAACGGCGAGAGGCCAGAGTTGCCTGCGGGGATGGTTAGGCCAAGGAGTGGGAATGTGTGGTGGTTTGTGGAAGGGGGATAG
- the zwf gene encoding glucose-6-phosphate dehydrogenase gives MSGTLDNFTIVIFGASSDLASRKLFPSVFQLARWGHMPELFRLIGVGRREQSHDEFRAFVRERLLEHSPEAAAEAARLDAFCSRLFYVRSDLDDPAGYEALRDEIQREEEKGRTCHNLMFYLSIPPSLAPAVVRGLGKAGLGGREQSCTGWRKIIAEKPYGYDLESARELNRVIDEVFEERQVYRIDHYLGKEPVQNIMVFRFSNGIFEPLWNRQYIAQVMITIAEDFGIRDRGAYYEESGLLRDIIQNHGLQLLAAIAMEPPVDLSADSIRDEKSKILRSVRHFTTDSVRDSVVIGQYEGYQSEKNVAPDSKVETFAAVKFHIDNWRWSGVPFYMKAGKNLAKSVTEIVITFRCPPQNYYGPSGGAACCTPNQVVLGIQPDETVAIRFGAKRPGEQMITDPVFMKFDYRGTFQGEGLTPYHRLLLDAIEGNQMNFIRKDSVEYSWEIIDSLKDSIDGQVPEQYPVHSWGPESSRIYG, from the coding sequence ATGAGCGGCACTCTCGACAATTTCACCATCGTCATCTTCGGCGCGAGCAGCGACCTGGCCTCGCGCAAGCTTTTCCCGTCAGTTTTCCAGCTTGCGCGGTGGGGGCATATGCCTGAATTGTTCCGGCTGATCGGCGTCGGGCGGCGGGAGCAAAGCCACGATGAGTTCCGCGCTTTCGTTCGCGAGCGCCTGTTGGAGCACTCGCCCGAAGCTGCCGCTGAAGCAGCGCGGCTCGACGCTTTCTGTAGCCGACTTTTTTATGTCCGCTCCGATCTCGACGATCCGGCGGGCTACGAAGCGCTGCGTGATGAGATTCAGCGTGAAGAGGAGAAAGGGCGAACCTGCCATAACCTGATGTTCTACCTGTCGATACCGCCGAGCCTCGCACCCGCCGTGGTGCGCGGTCTCGGCAAGGCCGGGCTGGGCGGGCGTGAACAGTCGTGCACCGGGTGGCGCAAGATCATCGCCGAAAAGCCCTACGGCTACGATCTCGAAAGCGCCCGCGAGTTGAACCGGGTCATCGACGAGGTGTTCGAGGAGCGGCAGGTCTATCGCATCGACCACTACCTCGGCAAGGAGCCTGTGCAGAATATCATGGTGTTCCGCTTCTCCAACGGCATCTTCGAGCCGCTCTGGAACCGGCAGTATATCGCGCAGGTCATGATCACCATCGCCGAGGATTTCGGCATTCGTGATCGCGGCGCTTACTACGAGGAGTCGGGACTCTTGCGTGACATCATCCAGAATCACGGCTTGCAGCTTCTCGCGGCCATCGCAATGGAGCCGCCAGTTGATCTCAGCGCCGATTCGATTCGCGACGAGAAGTCCAAAATCCTGCGCTCGGTGCGCCACTTCACTACCGATTCCGTGCGCGACTCGGTGGTGATCGGTCAGTACGAGGGGTATCAGAGCGAGAAAAATGTCGCGCCGGATTCGAAAGTTGAGACCTTCGCCGCCGTGAAGTTCCACATCGACAACTGGCGCTGGTCGGGCGTGCCGTTCTACATGAAGGCGGGCAAGAACCTCGCCAAAAGCGTGACTGAAATCGTCATCACCTTCCGCTGCCCGCCGCAGAACTACTACGGGCCTTCGGGTGGCGCGGCGTGCTGCACGCCGAACCAGGTGGTGCTTGGCATCCAGCCCGACGAAACGGTCGCCATCCGCTTCGGCGCGAAACGCCCCGGCGAGCAGATGATCACCGATCCGGTGTTCATGAAGTTCGATTACCGGGGAACCTTTCAGGGCGAGGGCCTCACACCGTACCATCGCCTGCTGCTCGACGCCATCGAAGGCAACCAGATGAACTTCATCCGCAAAGACAGCGTGGAGTACTCGTGGGAAATTATCGACAGCCTGAAAGATTCCATTGACGGCCAGGTTCCGGAGCAATATCCTGTGCATAGCTGGGGGCCGGAATCGTCGCGGATTTACGGGTGA
- the gnd gene encoding phosphogluconate dehydrogenase (NAD(+)-dependent, decarboxylating) codes for MKIGFVGLGKMGFNMVEHLLELGHEVVAFDLSTEAVAAIAAKGAMAASSLQHLVGELAVPRVVWVMVPAGRPVDAVIDGITPFLKAGDIVIDGGNSRYTDSVARAEKLRKQGIRMLDIGTSGGLDGARHGACMMAGGDREAYDHVEPMLRDLCVENGYGYMGASGSGHFVKMVHNGIEYGMMQAIGEGFELLRASGYDLNNQNVARVWSNGSVIRGWLMDLAGKAFAQDNDLGWLGGKVADSGEGRWAVEAALDLGVAVPIISGSLFRRFRSQSEENFSDKVVAALRHEFGGHAFQAPESGEGKA; via the coding sequence ATGAAGATAGGGTTTGTAGGTCTTGGCAAGATGGGGTTCAACATGGTCGAGCATCTGCTTGAACTTGGCCACGAGGTGGTGGCGTTCGATCTTTCAACGGAAGCGGTTGCGGCGATTGCGGCCAAAGGGGCGATGGCAGCCAGTTCGTTGCAGCATCTGGTCGGTGAACTTGCCGTACCGCGTGTCGTCTGGGTGATGGTGCCCGCAGGCCGTCCGGTCGATGCGGTGATCGATGGAATCACGCCGTTCCTGAAAGCGGGTGACATCGTTATTGACGGCGGCAACTCCCGTTACACCGACTCTGTCGCTCGCGCAGAAAAGCTCCGCAAGCAGGGCATTCGGATGCTCGACATCGGCACCAGCGGCGGTTTGGACGGCGCTCGTCACGGCGCGTGCATGATGGCCGGGGGCGACCGCGAGGCGTACGACCACGTCGAGCCGATGCTGCGTGACCTCTGCGTCGAGAACGGCTACGGCTACATGGGCGCGAGCGGCTCAGGCCACTTCGTGAAAATGGTGCACAACGGCATCGAGTACGGCATGATGCAGGCCATCGGCGAGGGGTTCGAGCTACTTCGGGCCAGCGGCTACGACCTCAACAATCAGAACGTGGCGCGGGTTTGGTCGAACGGTTCGGTGATCCGCGGCTGGCTCATGGATCTTGCGGGCAAGGCATTCGCGCAGGACAACGACCTCGGCTGGCTCGGCGGCAAGGTGGCCGATTCGGGCGAGGGGCGGTGGGCGGTCGAGGCGGCCCTTGATCTCGGCGTTGCCGTGCCGATCATCTCCGGCTCGCTGTTCCGGCGCTTCCGTTCGCAGAGCGAGGAGAACTTTTCTGACAAGGTGGTCGCGGCGCTGCGGCATGAGTTCGGCGGTCATGCGTTCCAGGCACCTGAATCCGGGGAGGGCAAAGCATGA